A stretch of DNA from Flavobacteriaceae bacterium MAR_2009_75:
TCTACATTGGACAGAAAAAGGTGTTAAAGCCCAACAAGATAAGATTTTGGCAAAAATCGACCTTGAATTAAATGAAATGACCCGCGAATGATAAAATTCTTCAGGCACATTAGAAAACGACTACTCTCAGAGAACAAGTTTAGGAAATACCTACTCTATGCCATTGGTGAGATTGTGCTGGTTATGATTGGTATTTTACTAGCTCTTCAGGTAAATAACTGGAATGAAAGTTGGACTAAAGAAATAAAAATAAGCAATGAAGAAGGTGCATTGCATTTAATTGATGAAAGTTATTTAGGTGTTGGTATTGATTTTAAATTAGCACATCATAAAGCATCTATTTTTGTTATACCGGGTTCTGTGTCGTATGTAAAATTAATTCCCCAAGTGAAGCTGAGTTAGTCATTAAGAGAGAAGATTTAGGTTATGCCGCTACTTATCGCAAAGGAGGATAGGCTTTTGATTTAAAATTTAGATGTTTCTTGCTTTACAACTTGTCTTATTAGTATGAAATAAGAAAAGTACAACGAACAACTGCTACAACTGTCGTGGTATGGTGCGGACAATTTCATAAGGAAAAAAGCCTAATGAATAAATCATTATCATATCATCGATTTGAAAAGCCCTATAAAACGAATAATTTACAAATGCATAATATTCGAATAAAGGATGAATTCTAGTTCCACATATAGAAGATATATAGATTATATGATCTATATCCACACGTTAGATGATATTAAATGCAAATCAAATTGATTGATGACAAAATATTTCCCAACTCGACTATTAGTCTTGGCCAGTATTATTATCCTCTTGGCCAATTGTCAAGATAAGGAACAAATTCATCAATTAGTTCAGAATAGAACAGATGAAATTTTTGATAGTTTGGTGGCAGTAAGAAGAGATATTCACCAGCATCCCGAAATGTTCTTTAAGGAGTTTAGAACCTCCAATCTGGTAGCTAAATATTTAGAATCTCTCGGTTTGGAAGTACACAGAAATATTGGAGGAACTGGAGTTGTGGCTATATTACACGGCACTGAAGAAAGGAAAACCATCGCATGGAGAGCGGACATGGATGCAATCTCTTCCGAATTTCCAGACGTAGTGGAATTTGCCTCCAAAGTGGAAGGTGTTAGACACGGTTGCGGACATGATGTTCACACAACGATTGGATTGGGAATGGCAAATGTTCTAAGCAGTATTCGTCATCGGCTGAAAGGGAACGTTGTTTTTATATTTCAACCCGCGGAAGAAACACCAGTTGTACGGGTCTTCAGTGGAGCACAAGCCATGATAGATGACGGGCTATTCAATATTGTAAAACCTGATGAACTCTATGCTACACATATTTCAGATTTTCCCGTAGGTAAGGTATCCATGTATCCGGGAAGATTTTTTGCGTATCTCAAACCAATAATCATCAGGTTCAACTTGGATTCGGATCCTGAAGCCATCAAGAAGCGGATTGAAGATCAATTGATTAAGTTCAACTCCCCCTCCATTGATTTATGGGAAGCTATGGGTGATCCAAAAATCGGGATTTTTGGAGATAGCACACTGTTTGATGACTTTGTCTGTTCAAGGGTTTTCGAAGCGGAGAAAGATGAACAAGAATATATCATATACGGTCAATTGGCCAGTTCGGACCCAGAGCAATTAATCGCAACATCAAAGCAAATAAAACAAGTCATCTCGAACATTTCTGACGCTTCAAATGCTTTGGAAATTGAATTCGGTGAAGATTATTATAACCACTATAATGACCCCAAATTATCAAATCTATCACGAGAATTTATAAGAAATCTTTATGGCGCAACTGCGATTATGCGACCTCATGGACTAGTTCCTGGTTCAGGAGACGACTTCTCTCTACTACAGGAAAACATACCTGGAGGTTACTATTCCATAGGTGGTTCAAATGCTAAAAAAGGAATAATCAGTGCACCACATTCACCCAATTTTGCAGTTGATGAGTCCGCTATATCCTACGGGGTTTCCTATTTCTCTTCCTTAATCATCGAAAGACTTAATAGTGAATAAAAACATCATCTAACAAAGCTATATAAAAATGCATTAAAGCCCATTTTACACTAAACGTTCATTTGATTTCCAACAGTCTCTTAAATCGAACGATTTTTGTGACTATAATTTATCTGAACGTTTGTC
This window harbors:
- a CDS encoding amidohydrolase — its product is MTKYFPTRLLVLASIIILLANCQDKEQIHQLVQNRTDEIFDSLVAVRRDIHQHPEMFFKEFRTSNLVAKYLESLGLEVHRNIGGTGVVAILHGTEERKTIAWRADMDAISSEFPDVVEFASKVEGVRHGCGHDVHTTIGLGMANVLSSIRHRLKGNVVFIFQPAEETPVVRVFSGAQAMIDDGLFNIVKPDELYATHISDFPVGKVSMYPGRFFAYLKPIIIRFNLDSDPEAIKKRIEDQLIKFNSPSIDLWEAMGDPKIGIFGDSTLFDDFVCSRVFEAEKDEQEYIIYGQLASSDPEQLIATSKQIKQVISNISDASNALEIEFGEDYYNHYNDPKLSNLSREFIRNLYGATAIMRPHGLVPGSGDDFSLLQENIPGGYYSIGGSNAKKGIISAPHSPNFAVDESAISYGVSYFSSLIIERLNSE